From one Bacteroides eggerthii genomic stretch:
- a CDS encoding porin family protein, which produces MKKILLTLLLALPFCMATKAQDFRVGVTGGYNLSSPSGYKSQSGFHVGVKGELGLPIVTKGLYMDFGLMLSSHGWKSPGYYYDGNYNSSVGEKTDKPSSGFSWDNKCIPYYLNIPVHIGYKFSVGRNVSLFINAGPYFNIGLFGKAKETITPDKGTATTKEMAGNVFSDKMLNRFDWGMGFRAGTEIARHVQFSIGYDWGMKNINKSGVDSKNRTFVASCAYIF; this is translated from the coding sequence ATGAAGAAAATTCTATTGACATTGCTTCTCGCCCTGCCATTCTGCATGGCGACGAAAGCGCAAGATTTCAGAGTGGGGGTGACAGGAGGTTACAACCTCAGTTCTCCAAGTGGTTACAAATCTCAGTCCGGTTTTCATGTCGGTGTAAAGGGAGAGCTTGGGCTTCCTATAGTGACAAAAGGCCTTTACATGGACTTTGGATTGATGCTCTCTTCACATGGCTGGAAGAGTCCGGGATACTATTACGACGGTAACTATAACTCCTCTGTAGGAGAAAAAACGGACAAGCCGTCATCGGGTTTTAGTTGGGACAATAAATGTATCCCTTACTACCTGAATATTCCTGTCCATATCGGTTACAAGTTTTCCGTAGGACGGAACGTCAGTTTGTTCATCAATGCCGGACCATATTTTAACATCGGCCTGTTTGGTAAAGCAAAAGAGACCATCACTCCCGATAAGGGAACTGCCACGACAAAAGAGATGGCAGGCAATGTGTTCAGTGACAAGATGCTCAATCGCTTCGATTGGGGGATGGGATTCCGTGCCGGAACTGAGATTGCCCGCCATGTCCAGTTTTCCATTGGCTATGATTGGGGGATGAAGAATATAAACAAGAGTGGTGTGGACAGTAAGAACAGGACATTTGTGGCATCCTGCGCTTATATATTCTGA
- a CDS encoding sensor histidine kinase, with protein sequence MTNENMIIMNWKNGLLLSTVSYMLYLILWFILDNETAGQLPEMTVADYIIDYLFCMLFTYISLGFSFLVFRILPFRTSYMWVIVYASCLFTLNNVVAFGMISLFNFLWGENGNGLLDELINMKGAYTFAMISTFLSSIYANTFYLQSYIKARDEKQTLEMALMKEKEIALQSQLNSLKLQINPHFMFNNFNNLLELIEEDTGLAGKFLSHLLKVYRYIITNLDRNLIPVADEIKFLDSYLYLMKVRHDEGVIAKVSPGVRQCKGFLPPAVLQLLVENAIKHNSFSSEHPLVIDIKLSDDYITVCNLKLPLISPIESTGLGLKNITERYVLLCDKKVKIENAENFYSVSLPIIKNIIPYENTDS encoded by the coding sequence ATGACCAACGAGAATATGATAATAATGAATTGGAAGAACGGTCTGTTGTTATCGACCGTTTCCTATATGCTCTACCTCATTCTGTGGTTTATACTCGATAATGAAACCGCCGGCCAATTGCCAGAGATGACGGTAGCCGATTATATCATTGATTATCTGTTTTGTATGCTGTTTACCTACATCTCTTTAGGATTTTCCTTTTTGGTCTTTAGGATATTGCCATTTAGGACATCTTATATGTGGGTGATTGTCTATGCTTCCTGCCTTTTTACCCTGAACAACGTTGTCGCATTCGGCATGATTTCTTTGTTCAACTTCTTATGGGGTGAAAACGGCAATGGGCTTCTTGACGAACTTATCAACATGAAAGGCGCATATACTTTTGCCATGATATCCACATTCTTGTCAAGCATCTATGCCAACACGTTCTATCTTCAGTCGTACATCAAGGCACGCGATGAGAAACAGACACTTGAAATGGCATTGATGAAAGAAAAGGAGATAGCCTTGCAGTCACAGCTCAATTCTCTTAAACTGCAAATCAATCCGCATTTCATGTTCAACAACTTCAACAACCTGCTGGAACTGATTGAAGAAGATACCGGACTTGCCGGAAAATTCCTAAGCCATCTGTTGAAAGTGTATAGATACATCATTACCAATCTGGACAGGAATCTGATACCTGTCGCGGACGAAATCAAGTTTCTTGATTCATATTTGTACTTGATGAAAGTGCGCCACGACGAAGGTGTCATTGCAAAAGTAAGTCCGGGCGTCAGACAATGCAAAGGTTTTCTTCCTCCGGCTGTATTGCAGCTTCTTGTGGAAAACGCAATAAAACATAACAGCTTTTCATCTGAACATCCGTTGGTCATCGACATAAAGCTGTCCGATGATTACATAACTGTCTGCAACCTTAAGCTACCTTTGATATCCCCAATCGAATCAACTGGTTTAGGACTTAAAAATATCACAGAACGATATGTTTTGCTTTGTGATAAAAAGGTCAAGATAGAGAATGCCGAAAACTTCTATTCGGTAAGTCTGCCCATTATAAAAAACATCATTCCTTATGAAAATACTGATTCTTGA
- a CDS encoding LytR/AlgR family response regulator transcription factor has translation MKILILEDEQRNAKRLIRLLNDIDRTFVIEGPLASIRETVEFFQSGKNTDLILADIRLTDGLSFEALKYAPATVPIIFTTAYDEYAVQAFKFNSFDYLLKPLDSDELEAAIDKAAKTGKNYTDENLQQLFDALQKNRFRYRERFLLPYRDGYKTVRVSDINHIETENKIVYLRLNNGTSEVVNVSMDELEHQLNPDYFFRANRQYIINVEHVLFLGNYFGGKLIIRLKGYPKTEIQVSKEKAQRLKEWIDR, from the coding sequence ATGAAAATACTGATTCTTGAAGACGAACAGCGTAATGCCAAACGCCTCATAAGACTACTGAACGACATTGACAGAACATTTGTTATCGAAGGTCCGCTTGCCAGCATCAGAGAGACAGTCGAATTCTTTCAATCCGGTAAAAACACAGACCTCATCCTTGCGGATATCCGTCTGACTGACGGTCTGAGTTTCGAAGCTCTCAAATATGCCCCGGCAACCGTACCCATCATATTTACCACCGCATACGATGAATATGCGGTACAGGCATTCAAGTTCAACAGTTTCGACTATCTTCTGAAACCATTGGACTCTGATGAACTTGAAGCGGCCATTGACAAGGCGGCCAAAACCGGTAAGAATTATACCGACGAAAACCTGCAACAGCTTTTTGATGCCTTACAGAAAAACCGATTCCGCTATCGGGAGCGTTTCCTGCTTCCTTACCGTGACGGATATAAGACCGTACGCGTTTCGGACATCAACCACATCGAAACAGAAAACAAGATTGTATATCTCCGTCTTAACAACGGCACTTCCGAAGTGGTCAATGTGTCAATGGATGAACTTGAACACCAACTGAATCCCGACTATTTCTTCCGGGCAAACCGCCAATATATTATCAATGTAGAGCACGTTTTGTTCCTCGGTAATTATTTTGGAGGAAAGTTGATTATCCGTTTGAAAGGTTATCCGAAGACGGAAATACAAGTGAGTAAGGAAAAGGCGCAGAGGCTTAAGGAATGGATTGACAGATAA